Proteins encoded in a region of the Mycolicibacterium neoaurum genome:
- a CDS encoding alpha/beta hydrolase family protein, whose protein sequence is MAQRCIFPSATGPELAGIIDLPEGPVRGWGVFSHGFTLGKDSPAAARICKQLAADGIGMLRFDALGLGGSRGDWGDGSFTVKVHDLIEACRFMADRGTPADLLVGHSWGGAAAIAAARDCPGVRAVVTVGAPFDPTHVEHQYDACLEQVFAEGSGQWMVGGKTLTLKRAFVEDVRRADLRDKIRDLKLPLLILHSPTDNTVGIQNASDIFQTARHPRSFVSLEGSEHLLTGPGQAKRAGRIIGAWADAYLGG, encoded by the coding sequence ATGGCGCAACGCTGCATCTTCCCCAGCGCGACGGGTCCGGAGCTGGCCGGGATCATCGACCTGCCCGAGGGGCCGGTGCGCGGTTGGGGGGTGTTCTCGCACGGGTTCACCCTCGGTAAGGACTCCCCGGCGGCGGCTCGGATCTGCAAACAACTGGCCGCCGACGGCATCGGCATGTTGCGGTTCGACGCTCTCGGGCTGGGCGGTTCGCGGGGCGACTGGGGCGACGGCTCGTTCACCGTCAAGGTGCACGATTTGATCGAGGCCTGTCGTTTCATGGCCGACCGGGGCACCCCTGCCGACCTGCTGGTGGGCCACTCCTGGGGTGGGGCCGCCGCCATCGCCGCGGCCCGGGACTGCCCCGGAGTGCGCGCCGTGGTGACCGTCGGCGCACCGTTCGATCCCACCCATGTCGAGCATCAGTACGACGCCTGCCTGGAGCAGGTGTTCGCCGAGGGCAGCGGGCAGTGGATGGTCGGCGGCAAGACCCTGACCCTCAAGCGGGCCTTCGTCGAGGACGTCCGGCGCGCCGATCTACGCGACAAGATCCGCGACCTGAAGCTGCCGCTGTTGATCCTGCACTCCCCGACCGACAACACCGTCGGCATCCAAAACGCCAGCGATATCTTCCAGACCGCCCGCCATCCGCGCAGCTTCGTCTCCCTTGAGGGCTCCGAGCACCTGTTGACCGGCCCCGGCCAGGCCAAGCGTGCCGGCCGGATCATCGGTGCCTGGGCGGACGCCTACCTCGGCGGCTGA
- a CDS encoding mycobacterial-type methylenetetrahydrofolate reductase, whose amino-acid sequence MPLHTIALELVPPNVERGAQYAVDEAAKVRALSAESGVSIGHIMIPGMIDEDDDRPVEMKPKMDVLEYWSLIRPELPEARGLCTQVTSFLDESALRGRLTELNAANFDGIAFVGVPRTLKDGEGGGVAPTDALSTFASLVPNRGVILIPTRDGEQGRFTFKLDQGATYGMTQLLYSDAIVGFLTEFAATTDHRPEILLSFGFVPQLESKVGLINWLIQDPGNAAVAAEQEFVTRIAGLDPAEKRREMLDLYKRVIDGVGALGFPLSVHFEAAYGPSRPAFETFAAMLDYWSPASSSSNAG is encoded by the coding sequence GTGCCGCTTCACACCATCGCACTCGAACTCGTCCCACCGAACGTGGAACGGGGTGCGCAGTACGCCGTCGACGAGGCGGCCAAGGTGCGGGCGCTCTCGGCCGAGTCGGGTGTGTCCATCGGACACATCATGATTCCCGGCATGATCGACGAGGACGACGACCGTCCCGTCGAGATGAAACCCAAGATGGACGTGCTCGAGTACTGGTCGCTGATCCGGCCCGAACTGCCCGAGGCGCGTGGACTGTGTACCCAGGTGACGTCCTTCCTCGACGAGAGCGCGCTGCGCGGCCGGCTCACCGAGCTGAACGCGGCGAACTTCGACGGCATCGCGTTCGTCGGTGTGCCGCGCACCCTCAAAGACGGTGAGGGTGGTGGCGTCGCCCCCACCGATGCGCTGTCCACCTTCGCTTCGTTGGTACCCAATCGCGGTGTGATCCTCATCCCGACCCGCGATGGTGAGCAAGGTCGGTTCACGTTCAAGCTGGACCAGGGCGCGACCTACGGCATGACCCAGCTGCTGTACTCCGATGCCATCGTGGGCTTCCTCACCGAGTTCGCCGCGACCACCGATCATCGCCCCGAGATCCTGCTGTCCTTTGGTTTCGTGCCGCAGCTGGAGTCCAAGGTCGGCCTGATCAACTGGCTGATCCAGGACCCCGGTAACGCCGCCGTGGCCGCCGAGCAGGAGTTCGTGACCCGGATCGCCGGGCTGGATCCGGCCGAGAAACGCCGTGAGATGCTCGATCTGTACAAGCGGGTCATCGACGGTGTCGGTGCGCTCGGCTTCCCGCTCAGCGTGCACTTCGAGGCGGCCTACGGTCCGTCGCGGCCGGCCTTCGAGACCTTCGCTGCGATGCTCGACTACTGGTCGCCGGCGAGTTCCAGCTCGAACGCCGGATAG
- the hrpA gene encoding ATP-dependent RNA helicase HrpA — MSVRELYARLDGLTYRDASRLGRRLKGLRGDPPESLLEQFAAAEALVATRASAVPQINYPDLPVSDSREELAKAISENQVVVVAGATGSGKTTQLPKICLELGRGIRGTIGHTQPRRLAARTVAQRIADELGTPLGSTVGYTVRFTDQASDSTLIKLMTDGILLAEIQRDRRLLRYDTLILDEAHERSLNIDFLLGYLRELLPRRPDLKVIVTSATIAPGRFAEHFAIDGVAAPIVEVSGRTYPVEIRYRPLEVPIGRDEDADDSADPDDPDHEIVRTEMRDVGEAIVDAVRELESEPPGDVLVFLSGEREIRDTFDSLKDLPNTEVLPLYARLPTAEQQKVFTPSRSGRRIVLATNVAETSLTVPGIRYVVDPGTARISRYSRRTKVQRLPIEPISQASADQRAGRSGRTAPGVCIRLYSEADYAARPRYTDPEILRTNLAAVILQMSALKLGDVQDFPFLDPPDARSVRDGVQLLQELGAFDTSGALTETGRRLARLPLDPRIGRMILAAHDENCVREVLVIAAALSIPDPRERPADREEAARQKHARFADEHSDFVSYLNLWRYLREQRKERSGSAFRRMCREEFLHYLRIREWQDLAGQLRSIAGDLGIREVSEDADPTRIHAALTAGLLSHIGLREGDGRDYQGARNTKFVLAPGSVLTRKPPRWIVVADLVETSRLFGRTAARIDPDSIERVAGHLVARTYSEPHWDARRGAVMAFERVTLYGLPLVPRRSVGYGRIDPEVSRELFIRHALVEGDWQTRHHFFRDNARLRAELEEVEERARRRDLLIGDDELFALYDARIPPEAVSARHFDAWWKKQRHKTPDLLTFTRDELLRTEQSDEHPDTWRTEDLALPLTYRFEPGAADDGVTVHIPVEVLTRIGGDGFAWQVPALREELVTALIKSLPKDLRRNFVPAPDTARAILDDMHPENGSLLTEIARELRRRTGVVVPAEAFDVAKVPAHLRVTFAVEAADGAEVARGKDLAALQDRLAAPVQRAVARAVAGSWERSGLTGWPADLDELPRSVEQASGGHTVRGFPAFVDSGTAVDVKVFALAAEQAAVMRPGLRRLVRLSVPSPVKPVERGLDMRARLTLNTSPDGPLAALLDDCADAAVDVFARELVWTRRDFEALTARVGKSLATTTMDVARRVEKVLAAAHEAQVSIPDKPVQAQVDAVTDVRAQLDRLLPKGFVTLTGVTKLADLTRYLLAIGRRMERLPHALVADRDRMDRVHAVEDAYDDLLCSLSPSRAAGQDVIDIGWQIEELRVSLWAQQLGTPRPVSEQRIYKAIGAIR; from the coding sequence ATGTCCGTCCGTGAGCTCTACGCCCGTCTGGACGGTCTGACCTACCGCGACGCCTCCCGGTTGGGGCGTCGGCTCAAGGGCCTGCGCGGCGACCCACCGGAGTCGCTGCTCGAACAGTTCGCCGCGGCCGAGGCCCTGGTGGCGACCCGGGCGTCCGCGGTACCGCAGATCAACTACCCGGATCTGCCCGTCTCGGACAGCCGCGAGGAGCTGGCGAAGGCGATCAGCGAGAACCAGGTGGTGGTGGTGGCCGGGGCCACCGGGTCGGGCAAGACGACCCAGCTGCCCAAGATCTGTCTGGAGCTCGGCCGCGGGATCCGCGGCACCATCGGGCACACTCAGCCCCGTCGGCTGGCCGCGCGTACGGTCGCACAACGCATCGCCGACGAACTGGGCACCCCGCTCGGGTCCACGGTGGGTTACACGGTGCGGTTCACCGATCAGGCCAGTGACTCCACGCTGATCAAGTTGATGACCGACGGAATCCTGCTCGCCGAGATCCAGCGGGACCGCCGGCTGTTGCGCTACGACACGCTGATCCTCGACGAGGCCCACGAGCGCAGCCTCAACATCGACTTCCTGCTCGGCTATCTGCGCGAGCTGCTGCCGCGCCGCCCGGATCTGAAGGTCATCGTCACGTCGGCCACCATCGCGCCGGGACGGTTCGCGGAACACTTCGCGATCGACGGGGTGGCGGCCCCCATCGTCGAGGTGTCGGGGCGGACCTACCCGGTGGAGATCCGGTACCGGCCGCTGGAGGTGCCGATCGGCCGCGACGAGGACGCAGACGACTCGGCCGATCCCGACGATCCCGATCACGAGATCGTGCGCACCGAGATGCGCGACGTCGGTGAGGCCATCGTCGATGCGGTCCGCGAGTTGGAGTCCGAACCCCCCGGCGACGTGCTGGTGTTCCTGTCCGGGGAACGCGAGATCCGTGACACCTTCGACTCACTCAAGGACCTGCCGAATACCGAGGTGTTGCCGCTGTATGCCCGGCTGCCTACCGCCGAACAGCAGAAGGTGTTCACCCCCAGCCGTTCTGGCCGACGAATCGTGCTGGCCACCAACGTTGCCGAGACCTCGCTGACGGTGCCCGGGATCCGGTATGTGGTCGACCCGGGAACGGCCCGCATCTCGCGCTACAGCCGGCGCACCAAGGTGCAGCGCCTGCCCATCGAACCGATATCGCAGGCCTCGGCGGATCAGCGGGCGGGCCGGTCGGGCCGCACCGCGCCAGGCGTGTGCATCCGGCTGTATTCGGAGGCCGATTACGCAGCACGGCCCCGCTACACCGATCCGGAGATCCTGCGCACCAATCTGGCCGCGGTGATCCTGCAGATGTCGGCACTCAAACTCGGTGATGTGCAGGACTTTCCGTTCCTGGACCCGCCGGACGCACGCAGCGTCCGTGACGGCGTGCAGCTGTTGCAGGAACTCGGTGCCTTCGACACCTCGGGCGCACTCACCGAAACAGGGCGGCGGCTGGCGAGGTTGCCACTGGACCCGCGCATCGGCCGGATGATCCTTGCCGCGCACGACGAGAACTGCGTGCGCGAGGTGTTGGTGATCGCCGCCGCGCTGTCCATCCCGGACCCGCGTGAGCGCCCGGCGGACCGGGAAGAGGCGGCGCGGCAGAAGCACGCCCGCTTCGCCGACGAACACTCGGATTTCGTGTCCTATCTGAACCTGTGGCGGTATCTGCGGGAGCAGCGCAAGGAGCGGTCCGGCAGCGCATTCCGCCGGATGTGTCGCGAGGAGTTCCTGCACTACCTACGGATCAGGGAATGGCAGGATCTGGCCGGACAGCTGCGCAGCATCGCCGGCGATCTGGGCATCCGGGAGGTATCCGAGGATGCCGACCCGACTCGTATCCATGCCGCATTGACCGCCGGGTTGTTGTCCCACATCGGATTACGCGAAGGTGATGGTCGCGACTACCAGGGGGCCCGAAACACCAAGTTCGTGCTGGCGCCGGGTTCGGTACTGACCCGCAAGCCCCCGCGCTGGATCGTCGTCGCCGATCTGGTCGAGACCAGCAGGCTCTTCGGTCGGACGGCGGCCCGTATCGACCCCGACTCGATCGAACGGGTCGCCGGGCACCTGGTGGCGCGCACCTACAGCGAACCGCACTGGGACGCCCGCCGTGGCGCGGTGATGGCCTTCGAACGCGTCACCCTGTACGGATTGCCGCTGGTACCGCGCCGGTCCGTCGGATACGGCCGGATCGACCCGGAAGTCTCACGGGAACTGTTCATCCGCCATGCCCTCGTCGAAGGTGACTGGCAGACCCGGCATCACTTCTTCCGGGACAACGCCCGACTACGCGCCGAACTCGAGGAGGTCGAGGAACGGGCGCGGCGCCGCGATCTGCTGATCGGCGATGACGAACTGTTCGCCCTCTACGACGCCCGGATACCGCCGGAGGCGGTCTCGGCCAGGCACTTCGACGCCTGGTGGAAGAAGCAGCGGCACAAGACACCGGATCTGCTGACCTTCACCCGAGACGAATTGCTGCGCACCGAGCAGTCCGACGAGCATCCCGACACGTGGCGTACCGAGGATCTGGCCCTTCCGCTGACCTATCGCTTCGAGCCGGGCGCCGCGGACGACGGTGTGACGGTGCACATCCCGGTGGAAGTGCTGACCCGCATCGGTGGTGACGGGTTCGCCTGGCAGGTGCCCGCATTGCGCGAGGAGCTGGTGACCGCGCTGATCAAGTCGCTGCCCAAGGATCTGCGCCGCAACTTCGTTCCGGCGCCGGACACCGCCAGGGCGATCCTGGACGATATGCACCCCGAGAACGGGTCGCTGTTGACCGAGATCGCCAGGGAACTGCGCAGGCGTACTGGCGTCGTGGTGCCGGCGGAGGCCTTCGACGTGGCCAAAGTGCCCGCCCACCTGCGGGTCACCTTCGCCGTGGAGGCCGCCGACGGTGCCGAGGTGGCGCGCGGCAAAGACCTTGCCGCGCTACAGGATCGGTTGGCCGCACCGGTTCAGCGGGCGGTCGCCCGCGCGGTCGCGGGCTCGTGGGAGCGCAGTGGCCTCACCGGTTGGCCTGCCGATCTCGACGAGCTGCCGCGCAGTGTGGAGCAGGCCAGCGGCGGGCACACCGTGCGTGGGTTCCCGGCCTTCGTCGACTCGGGAACCGCCGTGGATGTGAAGGTCTTTGCGTTGGCGGCCGAGCAGGCCGCCGTGATGCGTCCAGGTCTGCGCCGGCTGGTGCGGCTGTCTGTGCCCTCGCCGGTCAAGCCCGTCGAGCGTGGACTGGACATGCGCGCCCGATTGACGCTGAATACCAGCCCCGACGGGCCGCTGGCCGCGTTGCTCGACGATTGCGCCGATGCCGCGGTGGACGTATTCGCCCGCGAATTGGTATGGACAAGAAGAGATTTCGAGGCGCTGACGGCGCGGGTCGGGAAGTCGCTGGCCACCACGACGATGGATGTCGCGCGACGGGTCGAGAAGGTGCTGGCCGCCGCGCACGAGGCGCAGGTGTCCATCCCCGACAAGCCCGTGCAAGCCCAGGTCGATGCGGTCACCGATGTCCGCGCACAGTTGGATCGTCTGCTGCCCAAGGGTTTCGTGACGCTGACCGGTGTGACCAAGTTGGCTGACCTCACCCGTTACCTGCTGGCCATCGGCCGGCGGATGGAACGGCTGCCGCATGCTCTGGTGGCAGACCGGGATCGGATGGACCGGGTGCACGCCGTCGAGGATGCCTACGATGACTTGCTGTGCAGCCTGTCCCCGTCCCGTGCTGCCGGCCAGGATGTCATCGATATCGGTTGGCAGATCGAGGAATTGCGGGTGAGCCTGTGGGCTCAACAGCTGGGGACGCCGCGGCCGGTCAGCGAACAGCGGATCTACAAGGCCATCGGGGCGATCCGGTAG
- a CDS encoding FAD-dependent oxidoreductase gives MRKIRVAVIGAGPAGIYASDILTSEYPDARVDLFDRLPAPYGLVRYGVAPDHPRIKEIIKALRRVLSRDEIRFIGNVHYGTDLSLADLRSHYDAVIFSTGARHDRPLDIPGIDLPGSHGAADFVSWYDGHPDVPRDWPLQAREVAVLGAGNVALDIARLLAKPADEQLGTEIPGNVYAGLALNQATDVHVFARRGPAQIKFSPMEFRELSHSPSVDVIVHPEGFEIDEASQKAINSSKSTKLVVDTMMKYMDREPTGAPHRIHIHLCQSPVAVLGTERVEGLRTERTELIGDGTVRGTGEFTDWPVQAVYRAVGYLSSHLADLPFDHHAGVIPNDAGRVLDADWMVVAATYVTGWIKRGPIGLIGHTKSDAAETVSSLLADLPAIPPPAVTDPEAILEVLAGRGVDYTTWAEWERLDAHEIALGAEQGRERVKVVSREDMIAAGRG, from the coding sequence ATGCGGAAGATCCGTGTGGCGGTCATCGGAGCCGGCCCGGCAGGCATCTACGCCTCCGACATTCTGACCAGCGAGTACCCAGATGCTCGGGTCGATCTGTTCGATCGGCTGCCCGCGCCGTACGGACTGGTCCGCTACGGCGTGGCTCCCGACCACCCGCGCATCAAGGAGATCATCAAGGCGCTGCGCCGCGTGCTCTCTCGTGACGAGATCCGGTTCATCGGCAACGTGCACTACGGCACCGACCTCTCGCTGGCGGACCTGCGCAGTCACTACGACGCGGTCATCTTCTCCACCGGCGCCCGCCACGACCGACCGCTGGACATCCCCGGTATCGACCTGCCGGGCAGCCATGGCGCGGCGGACTTCGTCTCCTGGTACGACGGGCATCCGGACGTGCCGCGGGACTGGCCGCTGCAGGCCCGCGAGGTCGCGGTCCTCGGCGCGGGCAATGTGGCCCTCGATATCGCCAGGTTGCTGGCCAAACCTGCCGACGAACAGCTCGGCACGGAGATCCCCGGCAACGTCTACGCCGGGCTCGCGCTCAACCAAGCCACCGATGTCCACGTCTTTGCCCGGCGCGGCCCGGCCCAGATCAAGTTCTCGCCCATGGAATTTCGTGAACTCTCGCACTCGCCGAGCGTCGACGTCATCGTGCACCCCGAGGGCTTCGAGATCGACGAGGCGAGCCAGAAGGCCATCAACTCGAGTAAGTCGACCAAGCTCGTCGTCGACACCATGATGAAGTACATGGACCGGGAACCGACCGGCGCTCCGCACCGCATCCACATCCATCTGTGCCAGTCTCCCGTCGCGGTACTGGGCACCGAGCGGGTCGAGGGACTGCGCACCGAACGCACCGAACTCATCGGTGACGGCACTGTCCGTGGCACCGGCGAATTCACCGATTGGCCCGTGCAGGCCGTCTACCGTGCGGTGGGTTACCTGTCCTCGCACCTGGCCGATCTGCCGTTCGATCATCACGCAGGGGTGATTCCCAACGATGCAGGCCGAGTTCTCGACGCCGACTGGATGGTGGTCGCCGCCACCTATGTCACCGGATGGATCAAGCGCGGACCGATCGGACTCATCGGGCACACGAAATCGGATGCGGCCGAGACTGTTTCCAGCTTGCTTGCCGACCTTCCCGCCATCCCGCCGCCCGCCGTCACCGACCCCGAGGCCATTCTCGAGGTCTTGGCTGGCAGGGGTGTGGATTACACCACCTGGGCCGAATGGGAACGCCTCGACGCCCACGAGATCGCCCTGGGCGCCGAGCAGGGCCGCGAACGCGTCAAGGTCGTGTCGCGCGAGGACATGATCGCGGCGGGGCGCGGCTGA